A genomic segment from Cyanobium sp. NIES-981 encodes:
- a CDS encoding IS3 family transposase translates to MARSGYFAWRQQQAPPGKRASENARLTAVIETVFGEHRGFYGSPRIHHKLRAAGHWVGRHRVARLVQRA, encoded by the coding sequence GTGGCCCGCAGTGGGTACTTCGCCTGGCGGCAGCAGCAGGCGCCGCCGGGGAAGCGGGCGTCCGAGAACGCCCGGCTCACCGCCGTGATCGAGACGGTTTTCGGTGAGCACCGGGGCTTCTACGGATCCCCGCGGATCCACCACAAGCTGCGTGCTGCCGGCCACTGGGTCGGTCGCCACCGTGTCGCCCGTCTCGTACAACGGGCTTAG